Part of the Sphingopyxis sp. 113P3 genome, AGCAACCCGGCGAAGCTGCTGGGGCTGGACAAGCGCATCGGGACGATCGCGCCGGGATATCAGGCCGATGTCGTGCTGTGGTCGGGCGATCCGTTCAGCGTCTACAGCCGCGCCGACCTCGTGCTGATCGACGGCACGGTGGTGTGGGATCGCGCGCACCCCCACAGCGAACCGGTTTCCGACTTCGAGCTGGGACGCGGGGGAGTGGAGCCATGAAGATGTTCGTGAGCGCGATCGCGCTGGCCATCGCCGCGCCGGCGTCGGCGCAGTCGCTGGCGATCGTCCACGCCGAGGCCTGGACGATGGAGGGCGATACGCCCGTTCACGATGCGACGATCCTCGTCGATGACAGCCGGATTCTGTCGGTGAAGGCGGGCGGCGCGGTGCCGGCCGGGGTCCGGACCATCGACGCGCAGGGGAAGCCGGTGACGCCGGGCCTCGTCAACGGCGCGACGCAGATCGGTCTGGTCGAGATTTCGGGTTCCAACGACACCGTCGACACCACCTCGCGCGACGAGCGCAATCCGGGCGACGATGTCAGCCGCGCGCTCAACGGCAATTCGACGCTGGTCAGCCTGGCACGGGCCGACGGTATCACCCGCGCGCTCGTCTATCCCTCGCCCTCGCGCCACGCGCCCTTCAGCGGCGAACCGGCCTTTGCCCGGCTGCGCGACGGGGTCGATATCCTCGATGTCGCGAATGTCGGCGTCTATGCGGTGATCGGCGGCGGAGCGTGGGAGCGGCTGGGCTCGCGCGCCGTGCAATGGTCGGCATTGCGCAATGCGCTCGAAGAGGCGCGCCGGGGCATGGACGACGGCGATGCCGGGAGAAAGGGCAAGAAGGGCCATGGCGACGGCCCGCCGGGCGGCGGGAGGCGCGCGGGCGCCGAGCTGATCCGCGGCGTGCTCGCGGGCGAGGTTCCGCTTGCCATCCAGACGCACCGTGAATCGGATATCCGGCAGGCGGTGGCGCTGGCCGAGGATTTCGGCATCCGGGTGATCGTCGTCGGCGGGGCGCAGGCGTGGCGCGCCGCCGATGCGCTCGCGAAGGCGAAAGTGGCGGTGGTGCTCGATCCGCTCGTCAACCTGCCCTTCAATTTCGACCAGCTCGGCGCGCGGCAGGACAATGCGGCGCTGTTGGTCAAGGCGGGGGTGCGCGTCGCGGTCGGTCAGGCCGGAGGCGCGATCCACGCCAATTACAATGCCGGCATGGGGCTGCGCGAAGGCGCGGGAATCGCGGTCGCGAACGGGCTGCCCTATATCGAAGCGCTGCGCGCGGTGACCGTCAACCCGCTCGCCATCTGGGGGCGCGGCGGCGGCGCATTGACGCCGGGCGCCGATGCCGACCTCGTCGTCTGGGACGGCGATCCGCTCGAGCCCTCGACCAATGCGGTCAGCGTGATCGTCGAGGGGCGCGAAGCCTCGACCCGCTCGCGGCAGGACCTGCTGGCCGAGCGCTACAAGGACGCACGCTGATGCGGGTGCTGCTGATCGGCTGCGGGCGGATGGGAAGCGCGATGGCGCGCGGCTGGCGCGGTTCGGGGCCGGTGCTCGTCTTCGATCCGATGGTCGACGCGGTGCCGGAAGGGACCGAGCGGGTCGAGGCGCCGCGCGCGGTCGCCGGCGGCGCGGATCTGGCGGTGGTGCTTGCGGTGAAGCCGCAGGTGTTCGGATCGCTCGGCGACGCGCTGCGTCCGCTGGCCGATCGCGGCGCGCTCTTCCTTTCGATCATGGCGGGCATCACGCTGGCGGGGCTCGGCGCCGCGCTCGGCGGCAGCGGCCGCATCGTGCGCGCGATGCCCAACACGCCGGCGGCGATCGGCAGGGGGATCACGGCGGCGGTGGCGGGATCGGATGTCGCCGACGCGGATCGCGCTGCGGTCGACCGGCTGCTCGCCCCGACCGGCGAGTTGGTATGGATCG contains:
- a CDS encoding amidohydrolase family protein yields the protein MKMFVSAIALAIAAPASAQSLAIVHAEAWTMEGDTPVHDATILVDDSRILSVKAGGAVPAGVRTIDAQGKPVTPGLVNGATQIGLVEISGSNDTVDTTSRDERNPGDDVSRALNGNSTLVSLARADGITRALVYPSPSRHAPFSGEPAFARLRDGVDILDVANVGVYAVIGGGAWERLGSRAVQWSALRNALEEARRGMDDGDAGRKGKKGHGDGPPGGGRRAGAELIRGVLAGEVPLAIQTHRESDIRQAVALAEDFGIRVIVVGGAQAWRAADALAKAKVAVVLDPLVNLPFNFDQLGARQDNAALLVKAGVRVAVGQAGGAIHANYNAGMGLREGAGIAVANGLPYIEALRAVTVNPLAIWGRGGGALTPGADADLVVWDGDPLEPSTNAVSVIVEGREASTRSRQDLLAERYKDAR
- the proC gene encoding pyrroline-5-carboxylate reductase, which gives rise to MRVLLIGCGRMGSAMARGWRGSGPVLVFDPMVDAVPEGTERVEAPRAVAGGADLAVVLAVKPQVFGSLGDALRPLADRGALFLSIMAGITLAGLGAALGGSGRIVRAMPNTPAAIGRGITAAVAGSDVADADRAAVDRLLAPTGELVWIDDEGQIDTVTALSGSGPAYFFRFAEALAAAGAAEGLPPALAMRLARATFTGAAALAEADTAPLAELRRQVTSPGGTTAAGLAEIDPVDDLARAVVAAAAARSRALAG